A segment of the Aureimonas sp. SA4125 genome:
TGAACGGGGCAAGGCTTTGGCCCCGGCGGGGGCAAGGCTTCGACTCATGCAGACCATCCCCGACCCGCGCGCGGTGACACGGTGACACGGTGCCGTCGTGACGATGTCGACGAAGGCGAGGCGCTCGGCGGCCGAGCGTGTCTCAACTCTGCGACAACGGCTGAATTCCCGGCAGCCGCGACCGTGAGGGATGCTTGCGCTCTCGGATTGAAGGGTCTAGTTCTCGCCGCATTGCAAGAGACGGTCGGTGCGACCCGATTTCGCATCGAATTCGGTGTGGTGGACGCCTATTTGTCCCCTTGCCGACGACGTCATTCTGCCCGGTTGTCCTACCGCCAGCGCGGTCGGAGCCGCTGCCGCCGCATCATTGGGATCGCCGATGCCCACACTTCTCGCTTCCTATCTGCCGATCGTCATTTTCGTCGGCGTAGCACTGTTCATCGGCCTGGCGCTCCTGGTCTCCCCGTTTCTGGTGGCCTTCCGCGCGCCGGACGACGAGAAGATGTCGGCCTATGAGTGCGGCTTCGAGGCCTTCGATGATTCGCGCATGAAGTTCGACGTGCGCTTTTACCTCGTGTCGATCCTCTTCATCATCTTCGACCTCGAGGTCGCCTTCCTGTTTCCGTGGGCCGCCTCGTTTGGCGCTGTCGGCTGGTTCGGCTTCTGGTCGATGATGGTGTTCCTGGGCGTTTTGACAATCGGCTTCATCTACGAGTGGAAGAAAGGCGCCCTCGAATGGGACTGACCGATAGAGAGACCTTCCTGCGCGCCGCCTCGGTGGAAGCCGGCAGCCGCTCCAGCGCGCTGCAGGTGCCGCGCGCGCCCGATCCGTTCCTGACCGACATCAATGACGAGCTGGCCGACAAGGGCTTCCTCGTCACCTCGACCGACGATCTCATCCAGTGGGCCCGGACGGGATCGCTGATGTGGATGACCTTCGGCCTGGCCTGCTGCGCCGTCGAGATGATGCAGATGTCGATGCCGCGCTACGACGCCGAACGTTTCGGTTTCGCGCCGCGCGCTTCACCGCGCCAGTCGGACGTCATGATCGTCGCCGGCACGCTGACCAACAAGATGGCCCCGGCGCTGCGCAAGGTCTATGATCAGATGCCCGAGCCCCGCTACGTCATCTCGATGGGCTCATGCGCCAATGGCGGCGGCTACTATCACTATTCCTATTCGGTGGTGCGCGGCTGCGACCGGGTCGTCCCCGTCGACATCTACGTCCCGGGCTGCCCGCCGACGGCCGAGGCACTTCTCTATGGCGTTCTGCTGCTGCAGAAGAAGATCCGCCGCACCGGAACGATCGAGCGCTAGTCGCTGCATCATGAGACAAGGGGCTTCGCGCGTCCGATGAACGAATTTGCCGATAACATCAGCGACCTGCTCGGCGACAAGCTCGGCGAATCGATCACGGCCTTCGGGGAACTGACGATCATCGTCGACGCCTCGGACATCATCGAGACGCTGACCCTGCTGCGTGACGCGCCAGGTCAGGAGTTCGTCGCTCTCGTCGACATCTGCGGCGCCGACTATCCCGCCCGCGCAGACCGTTTCGAGGTGGTCTACCACCTTCTCTCGCCGCGCCAGAACAAGCGGATCCGGGTCAAAGTCCGCACGAGCGAGGACAATCCGGTGCCGTCGGCGACGGCGGTCTATGTCGGTGCCGACTGGTTCGAGCGCGAGGCCTACGACCTGTACGGCATCCTCTTCACCGGCCATCCCGATCTTCGCCGCATCCTCACCGACTACGGCTTCGAGGGCCATCCGCTGCGCAAGGACTTTCCGCTCACCGGCTTCGTCGAGGTGCACTACGACGAGGCGCTGAAGCAGGTGATCTACGAGCCGGTGGCGCTGCGCCAGGAGTTCCGTAACTTCGACTTCCTGTCGCCATGGGAAGGCACCGACTACGTGCTGCCGGGCGACGAGAAGGCAAAGCTGAGCTGAGGGTCGACATGAGCGGAGCGGGTTCCAGTCTTTCCGGCGGCTGTCTCTGCGGCAGCGTTCGTTTTACGGCAACGGTTGCCGCCCACGAATTCGCCGCCTGTCACTGCAGCATTTGTCGCCGCTGGTCGGGTGGCGTCTTTCTCGCCGTCGACTGCGCGAGCCTGACGATCGAGAACGACGAAGGGCTCGGCATCTACCGCTCTTCCGACTACGGCGAACGCGGTTTCTGCAAGACCTGCGGCTCCAACCTGATCTGGCGGATGCAGGACGGCAGTGCCGCGGTCGTGTCTTTCCAAGCGCTCGACGAGCCCTCCGGCTTCACCTTTGCCAGTGAGATATTCGTCGACGAAAAGCCTGACGTCTACGCCTTCGCCAATCCGACGAAGAAGATGACGGGCGCAGAATTCATCGCGGCCTTTGCCGGCGAGGGAACGTAACATGGCTGAAATCGACGTCCGCAACTTCAACATCAATTTCGGCCCGCAGCACCCGGCGGCGCATGGCGTGCTGCGGCTGGTGCTGGAGCTCGACGGCGAAGTCGTCGAGCGCGTCGATCCGCATATCGGCCTCCTGCACCGCGGCACCGAGAAGCTGATCGAGGCAAAGACCTACCTGCAGGCGATCCCCTATTTCGACCGGCTCGACTATGTCGCACCGATGAACCAGGAGCATGCCTTCTGCCTCGCCATCGAGCGGCTGACGGAAGTGTCTGTGCCGAAGCGCGCGCAGCTGATCCGCGTGCTGTATTCCGAGATCGGTCGCATCCTCTCGCATCTTCTCAACGTCACCACGCAGGCCATGGACGTCGGCGCCCTGACGCCGCCTCTCTGGGGCTTCGAGGAGCGCGAGAAGCTGATGGTGTTCTACGAGCGCGCCTCCGGCTCGCGCATGCACGCCGCCTACTTCCGCCCCGGCGGGGTCCATCAGGATCTGCCGCAGAAGCTCGTCGACGACATCGGCGCCTGGTGCGACCCGTTCCTGAAGGTCTGCGACGACATCGAGGGGCTTCTCACCGAGAATCGCATCTTCAAGCAGCGCAATGTCGATATCGGCGTGATCGGCATCGACGACTGCTGGGCCATGGGCTTTTCCGGCGTGATGGTGCGCGGTTCGGGCGCCGCCTGGGACCTGCGCAAGTCGCAGCCCTACGAGTGCTATGACGAGATGGAATTCGACATTCCGATCGGCAAGAACGGCGACTGCTACGATCGCTACCTCATCCGCATGGTCGAGATGCGCGAATCGGCAAAGATCATGAAGCAGTGCGTCGAGCGCCTGTCGGGCACCGAGCGCACCGGCCCGATCGCGGCGACGGAGGGCAAGATCGTGCCGCCCAAGCGCGCCCAGATGAAGCGCTCGATGGAAGCGCTGATCCATCACTTCAAGCTCTATACCGAAGGCTTTCACGTTCCTGCCGGGGAAGTGTATGCGGCGGTCGAGGCGCCGAAGGGCGAGTTCGGCGTCTATCTCGTCGCGGACGGCACAAACAAGCCGCATCGCTGCAAGATCAAGGCACCGGGCTTTGCCCATCTCCAGGCCATGGATTTCATGTGCCGCAAGCACATGCTGGCCGACGTCTCGGCCATCCTCGGCTCGCTCGACATCGTGTTCGGCGAGGTGGACCGCTAGGATCGATGGCGGGGATCGGGACGTGCTAGGATGACGCCATGATTCCGAAGCCCGCCAGATCCGAAAAAATGACCGCCGACGCCTTCTACACCTGGGCCGAGAGCTGGGGTGAGGGCGAGCGCTACGAGCTCGTGGAGGGGCTGGCCTACCGGCTGCAGTGCGAGCGGGTGAGTCACGCGGAGACCAAGGCGGCGGTATGGCTGGCGCTTCGCAACGCCATCGCCGGCGCCCAGCTGGACTGCCGCGCGTTTCCGGACGGAGTCAGCGTCAGGATAAGCGACCACAATGTGCGCGATCCCGACGTGGTCGTCCAGTGCGGACACTATGACAGCAATTCCCTGTTCGCTCCCAACCCGGTCGTCGTCGTCGAGGTGATCTCGCCGTCGAGCGTCAAGACGGATGTCGACCGAAAGCTGATCGACTATTTCTCGGTCATGTCGATTCTCCACTACATGATCGTCTACGGCGATGACGGGCGGATCGTTCACCACTTTCGATCGAGCGCCGGAGCCACGATCGAGACCCGCATCCTGGGGCGCGAGGCGATCATCGAACTGTCGCCCCCGGGACTTGTCGTGGCGGCAGCCGACTTCTTCGTCGACCCGGCGCCCGAGGATGCTTCGGCTCCTTGACCCTGCGGCTTTCGGCCACTGGCCTTTTGCCGATCCTATGTTAGAACGCGGCGCAGCAATGCGATTTAGAAACAAACCAGAGAAGCCGAGGTCCGATGTCCGTCAGACGTCTCGCGGAAGATAGCGTCCAGCCCGCCGGCTTTGCCTTTTCGGCCGACAATGCCAACTGGGCCGAGAGCACCATCCAGAAATATCCGGAAGGCCGTCAGCAGTCGGCCGTCATTCCCTTGCTGATGCGCGCGCAGGAACAGGACGGCTGGGTCACCAAGGCCGCCATCGAGCATGTCGCCGGCATGCTGAAGATGCCGCTGATCCGCGTTCTGGAAGTCGCAACCTTCTACACCCAGTTCCAGCTGAAGCCGATCGGTACCCGAGCCCACATCCAGGTCTGCGGGACAACTCCCTGCATGCTGCGCGGCTCGGACGAACTGATCCGGGTCTGCAAGTCGAAGATCCATGCCGAGCAGTTCCATCCGAACGCCTCCGGCACGTTGTCCTGGGAAGAGGTCGAGTGCCTCGGGGCCTGCGTCAACGCGCCGATGATCATGGTCTTCAAGGACACCTACGAGGATTTGACGCCCGAGCGTCTGGAAGCCATCATCGACGGTTTCGAAAGCGGCGAGGCGATCCCTGTCGGCCCGCAGATCGACCGGCAGCTGTCGGCGCCGGAGGGTGGACCGACGACGCTGCTGGAAGAGAAGGCCTCGCCCCCTGCCGAGGGCGGCCCCGCAGCAGGGGCAGCGCCGCAGGGCCCCGGCGCCGGTGGGAGCGTCGAGGGCGAGGAGTCCAATGCGGGCCGTCCACGCACGGGCGCTGCCGAGACCGATCCGAGCCTCGTCGGCATGAGCAAGGGCACAGGCGGCACTGCCGGCCAGCAAACAGAAACCGCCATCGACCCGTCCGCTGGTGCCAGCCGTCCGCATGCCGGCTCGACCGGCGGCGAAGTCGACGGGCCGACGGGCGCTGGCGGCAAGGAATCGGGTGGCGAAAGCGCCGCGCGGACCTCGCCCGATGGCGACGAAGTTCGGCGCGACGGCAGGCTGCAGAGCCAGGAGCGGGCGGCCGAGGCGGCCGTCGTGCCGGATGTTCGGCGGCCGGGTTCCGAGGCTGTGACGGCTTCCCCGCCGGCCGCAGGCGATGGGCCGGCAGAGGCCAACCGCGTCAGCGACGACGTGCTGCCGGGACCCGCCGCCACCGACCACTTCGAGGCGAAAGACGACGCGGGGCAAGCCGCGGGCTCTGCCGGCTCGACGCTGGAAGGCGACGGCCCGCAGCAGGCGGGCGAAAAGCCCGGCGGTCTCCTGGCGCTTGCCGACGGACAGAAGGACGACCTCAAGGTCATCCGCGGCATCGGCCCCGTGATCGAGAGCAAGTTGAACGACCTCGGCGTCTTTCACTTCCGCCAGATCGCCGCCTGGACGCCGATGAACCTGGTCTGGATCGACAATTTCCTGAACTTCCGCGGACGCGCCATCCGGGAGAACTGGATCCGGCAGGCGGGACTGCTCGTCGCCCGGGCGGAGACAAAGTGATGCGGACGCAGAGACGGACCAGGAGGATCTAGATGCTTCAGGACAAGGACCGCATCTTCACCAATATCTACGGCCTGAAGGACAAGAGCCTGAAGGGCGCGATGAGTCGCGGCCATTTCGACGGCACCGGCGAGATCATCGCCAAGGGCCGCGATTGGATCATCAACGAGATGAAGGCTTCGGGCCTGCGCGGACGCGGCGGCGCGGGCTTTCCGACCGGCCTGAAATGGTCCTTCATGCCGAAGGAGTCGGACGGACGTCCGCACTACCTCGTCGTCAATGCCGACGAATCCGAGCCCGGGACCTGCAAGGACCGGGACATCATGCGCAACGATCCGTTCACGCTGATCGAGGGCTGCGTCATCGCCGGTTTCTCGATGGGCGCGCATGTCTGCTACATCTACGTCCGGGGCGAATACGTCCGCGAGCGCGAGGCCCTGCAGCTCGCCATCGACGAGTGCTACGAGGCCGGCCTTCTCGGCAAGAACAACAAGTGCGGCTGGGACTACGACATCTACGTCCACCACGGCGCCGGTGCCTATATCTGCGGCGAGGAGACGGCGCTTCTCGAAAGCCTCGAGGGCAAGAAGGGCCAGCCGCGGCTGAAGCCGCCCTTTCCGGCGAATGTCGGCCTCTACGGCTGCCCGACCACCGTCAACAACGTCGAGTCGATCGCCGTCGCGCCGACCATTCTGCGCCGTGGCGGCGCCTGGTTCGGCGCCCTCGGCCGGGCCAACAACACCGGCACGAAGCTGTTCTGCATCTCCGGCCATGTGAACCGTCCCTGCACGGTCGAGGAGGAGATGGGCATCACCTTTCGCGAGCTGATCGAGACGCATTGCGGCGGCATCCGGGGCGGTTGGGACAACCTTCTGGCCGTCATTCCCGGTGGCTCCTCGGTGCCGCTGGTGCCGGCTGCCGACATCATCGACTGCAAGATGGACTTCGACGGTCTGCGTGAGATCAAGACCTCGCTCGGCACCGCCGCCGTCATCGTCATGGACAAGTCGACCGACATCGTCCGCGCCATCGCCCGGCTCAGCTACTTCTACAAGCACGAGAGCTGCGGCCAGTGCACGCCGTGCCGCGAGGGCACCGGCTGGATGTGGCGGCTGATGGAACGCATGGTCGTCGGCAATGCCGAAAAGCGCGAGATCGACATGCTCCTCGACATCACCAAGCAGGTCGAGGGTCATACCATCTGCGCGCTCGGCGATGCGGCGGCCTGGCCGATCCAGGGCCTGATGCGCCATTTCCGTGCCGAGGTGGAGCGGCGGATCGACGAGTTCTCGGCCAACAAGGTGCCCGCGCCGAATCGTCCCGTGATGCTGCAGGCGGCGGAGTAGGGCATGACCGAGATCATCGGCAAGGCCGACGTCCTGACGGTGCAGAAGGCCGACATTTCGAGCTCGCTGTTTTCCGATGCCGACATGTCGGAGACGCGCTTCGAGAACGTCGACCTCTCCGGGGCGGAAATCTCGAACGCCGATCTGGCGGAGATCGTCTTCACCGATGTGGACATGACCGAGGCGCGCTTCACCAACGCCAACCTCACCGACGCGGTGTTCGAGAACGTCAAGGTCGAGGGCATGACGATCAACGGCATCGACATCGCGGCGCTGCTGGCGGCTCACGCCGCGGCAAAGTCCAAGGCATAGGACAAGTGACCAGAGAGGGAGGTGCCATTGTGAGCGACGTACCCGGCAATCTGGTCCTCGCAATGTTGCGTCGGATGGACACCAAGCTGGATCGCGGTTTGGAAGAGCTTCACGACGTCAAAGTACGGCTGACTGCCGTGGAAGAGAATTTGGCTGGCGTTCACCGTCGGATCGATCGGCTGGACGAGCGGATCCAGCGGATCGAGCGGCGTCCTGAACTGACAGACGCGACACATTGAGAAGAAGCTGATGGCCAAACTTAAAGTCGACGGCACCGAGATCGAAGTTCCCGACCACTTCACGCTGCTGCAGGCGGCGGAAGAGGCGGGCGTCGAGATTCCGCGCTTCTGCTTCCACGACCGCCTGTCGATCGCCGGCAACTGCCGCATGTGCCTCGTCGAGGTGAAGGGCGGACCGCCGAAGCCGACGGCGTCCTGCGCCATGAACGTGCGCGACCTCAGGCCAGGCCCGAACGGCGAGGCGCCGGAGATCTTCACCAACACGCCGATGGTGAAGAAGGCCCGCGAGGGCGTGATGGAATTCCTCTTGATCAACCATCCGCTCGATTGCCCGATCTGCGACCAGGGCGGCGAGTGCGACCTGCAGGACCAGGCCATGGCCTTCGGCGTCGACTCCTCGCGGTACCGCGAGAACAAGCGCGCCGTCGAGGACAAGTACATCGGCCCGTTGGTCAAGACGATCATGACGCGCTGCATCCATTGCACCCGTTGTGTCCGCTTCACGACCGAGATCGCCGGCATTTCCGAGCTCGGCCTGATCGGTCGCGGCGAGGACGCGGAGATCACCACCTATCTCGAAAAGGCGATGAGCAGCGAGCTTCAGGGCAATGTCATCGACCTCTGCCCGGTCGGCGCGCTGACTTCGCGCCCCTATGCCTTCCAGGCGCGGCCTTGGGAGCTGTCGAAGACCGAGACGGTCGACGTCATGGACGCCGTCGGCTCGGCTATCCGCGTCGACACGCGCGGCCGCGAGGTCATGCGCATTCTCCCGCGGATCAACGAGTCTATCAACGAGGAGTGGATCTCCGACAAGACCCGCTTCGTCTGGGACGGTCTGCGCACGCAGCGCCTCGACAAGCCCTATGTCCGCCGCGACGGCCGCCTGCAGCCGGCTTCCTGGCCGGAGGCCTTTGCGGCCATCAAGGCGAAGGTTGACGCCTCGGCCGTCGGCAAAATTGGCGCGATTGCCGGCGATCTCGCCGCGGTCGAGGACATGTGGGCATTGAAGCGGTTGATGGAGGGCCTCGGCTCCGCCAATCTCGACTGCCGCCAGGACGGCGCCAAGCTCGATCCGGCGGACGGCCGGGCGTCCTACCTCTTCAACACGACCATCGCCGGGATCGAGGATGCCGACGCGCTCCTCATCATTGGCGCCAATCCGCGCTTCGAGGCGTCCGTCCTCAACGCGCGCATCCGCAAGCGCTGGCGGCTCGGCGGATTTCCGATCGGCGTCATCGGCGAGAACACCGACCTGCGCTACGACGCGGTCTATCTGGGGGCCGGCACCGATACGCTGTCCAGCATCGACGGCGCCAGCCACGAATTCTATGAGGCGCTGAAGGCAGCCGCCAGGCCGATGGTCATTGTCGGGCAGGGCGCTTTGTCCGGTCCCAATGGTGCGGCCGTGCTCGCCTCCGTCGCCGCTTTGGCGCGTGAGATCGGCGCGATCAGCGAGGGCTGGAACGGCTTCAACGTGCTGCACAACGCCGCCTCGCGCGTCGGCGGCCTCGACATCGGCTTCGTGCCGGGCGAGGGCGGCCAGACCGCGGCCGAGATGGCGACCGGCGGTGTCGACCTCCTGTTCAACCTCGGCGCCGACGAGATCGACATCGCGGCTGGGCCCTTCGTCGTCTACACCGGCACGCATGGCGACAAGGGCGCGCACCGCGCCGACGTCATCCTGCCCGCTGCGGCCTATACCGAGAAGTCCGGGACCTGGGTCAATGTCGAGGGCAGGGCACAGACCGGCAGCCGCGCCGCCTTCCCGCCGGGCGATGCCCGCGAGGACTGGGCCATCTTCCGCGCTTTGTCTGCCGTCCTCGGCAAGCCCTTGCCCTTCGACTCGCTTGCCGCGCTGCGGCAGGAGATGTACCAGTCCCACGCGCATTTCCGTTCGAACGCCGTCACCGTCGCCGATTCCTCCGTCATCACGGCGCTGGCAGACCGTGCAGGCGCGTTGACCGGCGGCGCCTTTGCCTCCGGCATCGGCGACTTCTACCTGACGAACCCGATCGCGCGGGCATCGAAGGTGATGGCGGAATGCTCGCGGCTGGCCCAGGCCGACCAACTCGAAGCAGCGGAATAGGAAGGCCGGACGTGTCGGATTTCTTCACCCTCTATGCCTGGCCGGGCATCGTCATTCTGGCGCAGAGCGTCCTTTTCCTGGTCGTGCTTCTCGTCCTCATCGCCTACATCCTCCTCGCCGATCGCAAGATCTGGGCCGCGGTGCAGATGCGCCGGGGACCCAACGTCGTCGGGCCCTGGGGTCTTTTCCAGTCCTTTGCCGATCTCCTGAAATTCGTTCTCAAGGAGCCGGTGATCCCGGCCTCGGCCGACAAGTTCGTCTTCCTGCTCGCCCCGCTCGTGGCGGTGACGCTGGCGCTGGCGACCTTCGCGGTCGTGCCGGTGGCCGAGGGCTGGGTGATCGCCGACGTCAATATCGGCATCCTCTACATCTTCGCCATCTCCTCGCTCGAGGTCTATGGCGTGATCATGGGCGGCTGGGCCTCGAACTCGAAATACGCTTTTCTCGGCGCCCTGCGCTCGGCGGCGCAGATGGTCTCCTACGAGGTTTCGATCGGCTTCGTCATCGTCACCGTCCTCCTGTGCGTCGGATCTCTGAACCTCACCGACATCGTTCTGGCGCAAGGGACCGGCGTCGGCACGATGATCGGCCTGCCCGGCAGTTTCCTCGACTGGCACTGGCTGTCGCTCTTCCCGATGTTCATCATCTTCTTCATCTCGGCGCTCGCCGAGACGAACCGGCCGCCCTTCGATCTCGTCGAGGCCGAATCCGAGCTCGTCGCCGGCTTCATGGTCGAGTACGGCTCGACCCCGTACATGATGTTCATGCTCGGCGAATACGCCGCCATCACCCTGATGTGCTGCCTGACGACGATCCTCTTCCTCGGCGGCTGGCTGCCCCCGTTCGCCTTCGCCCCTTTCACCTGGGTGCCCGGCGTCATCTGGTTCCTCGCCAAGGTCGCGCTGGTCTTCTTCATGTTCGCGATGGTCAAGGCCTTCGTCCCGCGCTACCGCTACGACCAGCTGATGCGCTTGGGGTGGAAGGTGTTCCTGCCGATCTCGCTCGGCATGGTCGTCGTCGTCGCGTTCGTGCTGAAGCTCACTGGCTGGGGTCCGGCCTGATGACGGCGGCGATCATCGGCGCAGTCGTCGGGCTTGCCATCGGCATCGCGGACTTCGTCGTCCTCGGCGCCGCCGCCCGCAACAGCGCCGGCAGCCGGGGCGGTCCGCTCAAGATCATTCGCATGATGTCGCTCGTGGTGTTTCCGATCGTCGGCTGGTTTGTCGGTCCGATCGTCGCTTCGAGCCTGTCCACTTCCAGCCTTGGAGGCTGATTTATGAGCGCCGTCACCCAGACCATCCGGTCGCTGTTCCTGATCGAGTTCGTCAAAGCCTTCGGCATGTCGATGCGCTACTTCTTCGCGCCGAAGGCGACGATCAACTACCCCTTCGAGAAGAACCCGCAGAGCCCGCGCTTTCGCGGCGAGCATGCGCTGCGCCGTTATCCGAACGGCGAGGAACGCTGCATCGCCTGCAAGCTCTGCGAGGCGATCTGCCCGGCACAGGCCATCACCATCGAGGCCGGCCCGCGCCGCAACGACGGCACCCGGCGCACGGTGCGCTACGACATCGACATGGTGAAGTGCATCTATTGCGGCTTCTGTCAGGAAGCCTGCCCGGTCGACGCGATCGTCGAGGGGCCGAACTTCGAGTTCTCCACGGAAACCCGCGAAGAGCTCTACTATGACAAGGAGCGCCTGCTCGCCAATGGCGACCGTTGGGAGCAGGAACTCGCCCGCAACATTGCGCTCGACGCGCCGTACCGCTAATCCGGCAGCGAGTAGGGGAGTCGCCTGAGGCGACGCGCCGACATGCTGCCTTACTGACCATCCGCCCGCCAAGATCTCGCGCCGCTCGCCGGCCATGGGCTCGCAGACGACGACCGACCAGACGAGGGAGCCCGACGATGCTGGGCCTGCAGGCACTGTTCTTCTACATGTTTTCGGTGGTGACGGTCTTTTCGGCCGTCATGGTCGTCTTGTCGCGCAATCCGGTGCATTCGGTGCTGTTCCTGATCCTGACCTTCGTCAGCGCCGCCGGCCTCTTCCTTCTCACCGGCGCCGAGTTCCTCGCGCTGATCCTCATCGTCGTTTATGTCGGCGCCGTGGCGGTGCTCTTCCTCTTCGTCGTCATGATGCTCGACGTCGACTTCGCCGCCCTGAAGCGGGGCGCGCTGGAATATGCGCCGATCGGCGCCATCATCGGCCTCGTCCTCTTTGCCGAACTGATCGTCGCCGTGACGGGGACGGTCTATTCGCCGACCCTGGCCACGACGACCGCCTACCCGACGCCGTCTCTGGACGTCACGTCGAACATCGAGGCGCTCGGCTTCATCCTCTACACCCGCTACGTCTATTTCTTCCAGGTTGCCGGCCTGATCCTCTTCGTCGCGATGATCGGGGCGATCGTCCTGACGCTGCGCCACAAGGAAGGCATCAAGCGGCAGTCGATCCCCGATCAGGTGGCGCGCAACCCCGCGACGGCGATCGAGATCCGCAAGGTCGAGAGCGGACAGGGTCTCCGGTAGTTTCGAGGCAAGGAAAAACACCATGGAAGTCGGTCTCGGACATTTTCTGACCGTCGGCGCGATCCTGTTCGTCACGGGCGTCTTCGGCATCTTTCTCAACCGCAAGAACATCATCACCATCATGATGTCGATCGAGCTGATCCTCCTGGCGGTGAACCTTAACCTCGTTGCGTTCTCGGCCTTCCTCAACGATCTCGTCGGCCAGGTCTTCGCGCTCTTCATCCTGACCGTCGCCGCCGCGGAAGCGGCGATCGGCCTTGCAATCCTCGTCGTCTTCTTCCGCAACCGCGGTTCGATCGCGGTCGAAGACGTCAACACGATGAAAGGCTGATCGTCGATGTATCAAGCGATCGTCTTCCTGCCGCTCCTCGGCTTTCTCATCGTCGGCTTCTTCGGCAATTCGCTCGGCGCGAAGATGTCGGAATACATCACGACGGGCCTTCTCATCGTCGCGGCGGTTCTGTCCTGGATCGGCTTCATCTCCTTCGGCTTCGGCGAGGGCGAAACGCTGCGCGTTCCGCTCCTGACCTTTATCCAGTCCGGCACGTTCGACGTCTCCTGGTCGCTCCGGATCGACCGGCTGACCCTCGTGATGCTCGTCGTCGTCAACACCGTGTCGGCGCTCGTCCACGTCTACTCCATCGGCTACATGTCGCATGATCCGCACCAGCCGCGGTTCTTCGCCTATCTCTCGCTCTTCACCTTCGCCAT
Coding sequences within it:
- a CDS encoding GFA family protein; amino-acid sequence: MSGAGSSLSGGCLCGSVRFTATVAAHEFAACHCSICRRWSGGVFLAVDCASLTIENDEGLGIYRSSDYGERGFCKTCGSNLIWRMQDGSAAVVSFQALDEPSGFTFASEIFVDEKPDVYAFANPTKKMTGAEFIAAFAGEGT
- a CDS encoding pentapeptide repeat-containing protein, encoding MTEIIGKADVLTVQKADISSSLFSDADMSETRFENVDLSGAEISNADLAEIVFTDVDMTEARFTNANLTDAVFENVKVEGMTINGIDIAALLAAHAAAKSKA
- the nuoE gene encoding NADH-quinone oxidoreductase subunit NuoE; this encodes MSVRRLAEDSVQPAGFAFSADNANWAESTIQKYPEGRQQSAVIPLLMRAQEQDGWVTKAAIEHVAGMLKMPLIRVLEVATFYTQFQLKPIGTRAHIQVCGTTPCMLRGSDELIRVCKSKIHAEQFHPNASGTLSWEEVECLGACVNAPMIMVFKDTYEDLTPERLEAIIDGFESGEAIPVGPQIDRQLSAPEGGPTTLLEEKASPPAEGGPAAGAAPQGPGAGGSVEGEESNAGRPRTGAAETDPSLVGMSKGTGGTAGQQTETAIDPSAGASRPHAGSTGGEVDGPTGAGGKESGGESAARTSPDGDEVRRDGRLQSQERAAEAAVVPDVRRPGSEAVTASPPAAGDGPAEANRVSDDVLPGPAATDHFEAKDDAGQAAGSAGSTLEGDGPQQAGEKPGGLLALADGQKDDLKVIRGIGPVIESKLNDLGVFHFRQIAAWTPMNLVWIDNFLNFRGRAIRENWIRQAGLLVARAETK
- a CDS encoding NADH-quinone oxidoreductase subunit C, which encodes MNEFADNISDLLGDKLGESITAFGELTIIVDASDIIETLTLLRDAPGQEFVALVDICGADYPARADRFEVVYHLLSPRQNKRIRVKVRTSEDNPVPSATAVYVGADWFEREAYDLYGILFTGHPDLRRILTDYGFEGHPLRKDFPLTGFVEVHYDEALKQVIYEPVALRQEFRNFDFLSPWEGTDYVLPGDEKAKLS
- the nuoF gene encoding NADH-quinone oxidoreductase subunit NuoF codes for the protein MLQDKDRIFTNIYGLKDKSLKGAMSRGHFDGTGEIIAKGRDWIINEMKASGLRGRGGAGFPTGLKWSFMPKESDGRPHYLVVNADESEPGTCKDRDIMRNDPFTLIEGCVIAGFSMGAHVCYIYVRGEYVREREALQLAIDECYEAGLLGKNNKCGWDYDIYVHHGAGAYICGEETALLESLEGKKGQPRLKPPFPANVGLYGCPTTVNNVESIAVAPTILRRGGAWFGALGRANNTGTKLFCISGHVNRPCTVEEEMGITFRELIETHCGGIRGGWDNLLAVIPGGSSVPLVPAADIIDCKMDFDGLREIKTSLGTAAVIVMDKSTDIVRAIARLSYFYKHESCGQCTPCREGTGWMWRLMERMVVGNAEKREIDMLLDITKQVEGHTICALGDAAAWPIQGLMRHFRAEVERRIDEFSANKVPAPNRPVMLQAAE
- a CDS encoding Uma2 family endonuclease, with the protein product MIPKPARSEKMTADAFYTWAESWGEGERYELVEGLAYRLQCERVSHAETKAAVWLALRNAIAGAQLDCRAFPDGVSVRISDHNVRDPDVVVQCGHYDSNSLFAPNPVVVVEVISPSSVKTDVDRKLIDYFSVMSILHYMIVYGDDGRIVHHFRSSAGATIETRILGREAIIELSPPGLVVAAADFFVDPAPEDASAP
- a CDS encoding NADH-quinone oxidoreductase subunit A; amino-acid sequence: MPTLLASYLPIVIFVGVALFIGLALLVSPFLVAFRAPDDEKMSAYECGFEAFDDSRMKFDVRFYLVSILFIIFDLEVAFLFPWAASFGAVGWFGFWSMMVFLGVLTIGFIYEWKKGALEWD
- a CDS encoding NADH-quinone oxidoreductase subunit D, whose product is MAEIDVRNFNINFGPQHPAAHGVLRLVLELDGEVVERVDPHIGLLHRGTEKLIEAKTYLQAIPYFDRLDYVAPMNQEHAFCLAIERLTEVSVPKRAQLIRVLYSEIGRILSHLLNVTTQAMDVGALTPPLWGFEEREKLMVFYERASGSRMHAAYFRPGGVHQDLPQKLVDDIGAWCDPFLKVCDDIEGLLTENRIFKQRNVDIGVIGIDDCWAMGFSGVMVRGSGAAWDLRKSQPYECYDEMEFDIPIGKNGDCYDRYLIRMVEMRESAKIMKQCVERLSGTERTGPIAATEGKIVPPKRAQMKRSMEALIHHFKLYTEGFHVPAGEVYAAVEAPKGEFGVYLVADGTNKPHRCKIKAPGFAHLQAMDFMCRKHMLADVSAILGSLDIVFGEVDR